A genomic stretch from Malus domestica chromosome 15, GDT2T_hap1 includes:
- the LOC103401987 gene encoding probable ubiquitin-like-specific protease 2B isoform X4, whose amino-acid sequence MKTSGLEVFDFSEEDEHSESVQGKYLGRFKNPSLDTNRIFKCDFLQNVAQGAKLQTKDISSIPCVNVDSVDRDHCCDNAISHSPIGTIEESLATKKEYMELDAAPQFKCLSHEQQSDSKLDSHGSRSFVSEPERRGSNATSSSSWESQLHFALAVSLSSNEPTDMILDADESTSDSPSSPASEIEEDDDSLGSYKSYHCSGDLEMDNTNMTVVLYPDYVIYRDSYCTEPRLTFSPSCFKVSGSTSECPGTFSSEWEVDDLIDVECQWFQKVEFVMIKLRVVAKDATEDDSAPNTSGIEELKIAIVEPNWIKQQERIMSLNAKYINSWVLHDMHTETDEEDSLGQRHHFPNFDEPFEDVVYPKGDSDAVSISKRDVDLLQPETFINDTIIDFYIKYLKNQIQPEKRLRYHFFNSFFFRKLADLDKDPSSVSDGRAAFERVRKWTRKVDLFEKDYIFIPINFNLHWSLIVICHLGEVPKHNGGDSGNLLKVPCILHMDSIKGSHTGLKNLIQSYLWEEWKERKKETSEEISSKFHNLRFVPLELPQQENSFDCGLFLLHYLELFLADAPVHFSPFKITKFSNFLNANWFLPSEASLKRTLIQRLIFELLEDRCRGVSSAASSDEDQAKFPECNKHETGVQSFSGRCGPAIACQENMSSSQAGQGIEITLLSSTSLRSSECVKDAGFVIQELFEPGATPNSLFGEYQSFDQKSSFCRLNGAVPLLEEDTKTGEQFAFLPTGETGFQQITGITSQTCDIPYTSRAYGVETSFDLAQTENENTDSSPKLSMCVSDHAEDIEVIEDYPVGEGLGLSQKEKMDVNHSQSVENVTRLTDFLVSAPGKMQGASIIELEGSQDHDKVYDGNESGDSQGPDGNESCQEHDKGHDGNKNGGSEDHGKIDGKSGGSQDHDVVQDADENMGFQDHDKVHDGNVNEASQDHDKVQDGSKSRGSHDHDKEQDGKENGGSRDHDKEHDGYENGGSQDHDLVQDVNENGGSQGHDKVQDGDENGGSQDHDKVQDVDETGGSQNHDKVQDGNKNGASQDHDMVQEAAPIPSCQENPDIQMDQDSDMVDNRTVSCDDVQMADSPPPDDVLMPESLEQRAAKRLRLTPPVEGDKCVT is encoded by the exons ATGAAGACTAGCGGCCTCGAAGTCTTCGACTTCAGCGAGGAGGACGAGCACTCGGAATCGGTCCAGGGGAAGTATTTGGGGAGGTTCAAAAACCCTAGCCTCGATACCAATCGGATTTTCAAGTGCGATTTTCTCCAGAATG TTGCCCAGGGAGCCAAACTTCAAACAAAAGATATCAGCAGCATCCCTTGCGTAAATGTTGATTCAGTTGACCGTGATCATTGTTGTGATAATGCTATTTCACATTCCCCCATAGGAACAATTGAAGAGAGCCTGGCTACCAAGAAAGAGTATATGGAATTGGATGCTGCACCACAATTCAAATGTTTGAGTCATGAACAACAATCTGATTCCAAATTAGATAGTCATGGATCCAGAAGTTTTGTTTCTGAGCCAGAGAGAAGAGGTTCAAATGCTACGTCATCATCGTCTTGGGAAAGCCAGTTACACTTTGCCCTTGCAGTGTCTCTGTCCAGT AATGAGCCAACTGATATGATTTTAGATGCTGATGAAAGCACAAGTGACTCTCCATCAAGTCCTGCTTCTGAAATTGAAGAGGATGACG ATTCTTTGGGTTCTTATAAATCATATCAttgctctggtgatttggaaatg GATAATACAAATATGACGGTTGTTCTTTATCCTGATTATGTTATATATCGGGATAGTTATTGTACAGAACCTCGGTTGACCTTTTCTCCCAGTTGCTTCAAAGTCAGTGGTTCAACATCTGAATGCCCTGGAACCTTTAGTTCTGAATGGGAAGTTGACGATCTCATTGATGTAGAGTGTCAGTGGTTTCAAAAA GTTGAATTTGTCATGATAAAACTTCGTGTTGTAGCAAAGGATGCCACTGAAGATGATAGTGCACCCAATACTTCTG gcattgaagagttgaagattgcAATTGTTGAACCCAACTGGATCAAGCAACAGGAAAGGATAATGTCTTTGAATGCGAAATATATCAATTCATGGGTTTTGCATGA CATGCACACGGAAACAGATGAGGAGGATTCACTTGGACAGAGGCATCATTTTCCGAA TTTTGATGAGccttttgaagatgttgtataTCCAAAAGGGGACTCAGATGCTGTTTCCATCAGCAAGAGAGATGTTGATCTCTTACAGCCAGAGACATTTATTAATGATACAATTATTGACTTCTATATCAA GTATCTGAAGAATCAGATTCAACCTGAGAAACGGCTTAGGTACCACTTTTTCAATAGTTTTTTCTTTCGGAAGCTGGCTGACCTGGACAAAGATCCATCCAGTGTTTCTGATGGCAGAGCTGCTTTTGAACGAGTTCGTAAATGGACGAGGAAAGTGGATTTATTTGAAAAGGATTACATCTTCATTCCTATAAACTTCAA TCTACACTGGAGCCTAATAGTCATATGCCATCTTGGTGAAGTGCCTAAACATAATG GTGGAGACTCAGGAAATTTACTTAAAGTACCTTGTATTTTACACATGGATTCTATCAAAGGAAGTCATACGGGTCtgaaaaatctaattcaaag TTATCTGTGGGAAGagtggaaagaaaggaaaaaggagACATCTGAAGAAATCTCATCAAAGTTTCACAACCTGCGGTTTGTCCCACTTGAG CTACCGCAACAGGAAAATTCATTCGATTGTGGCCTGTTTTTACTCCACTATTTGGAGCTCTTTTTGGCAGATGCTCCTGTTCATTTCAGCCCTTTCAAAATAACCAAGTTTTCCAACTTT CTTAATGCAAATTGGTTTCTTCCGTCCGAGGCATCTCTGAAGCGTACTCTTATTCAAAGGTTAATTTTTGAGCTCCTTGAAGATCGTTGTCGGGGAGTCTCTTCAGCGGCTTCCAGTGATGAAGACCAGGCTAAGTTTCCAGAATGTAACAAGCATGAAACTGGTGTGCAATCTTTTTCAGGAAGATGTGGTCCTGCTATAGCTTGTCAAGAAAATATGTCAAGTTCTCAAGCAGGCCAGGGGATTGAAATTACTCTGTTATCCTCAACTTCTCTAAGGAGTTCTGAGTGCGTTAAAGATGCAGGCTTTGTTATCCAGGAACTTTTTGAGCCAGGAGCCACCCCAAATTCACTATTTGGAGAATATCAATCATTTGACCAAAAGTCATCTTTTTGCCGTCTTAATGGAGCTGTACCACTGTTGGAG GAAGACACCAAAACTGGAGAGCAGTTTGCTTTTTTGCCTACAGGAGAGACTGGTTTTCAGCAAATAACTGGAATTACATCTCAAACTTGTGACATTCCGTATACATCAAGAGCTTATGGCGTTGAGACTTCCTTTGACTTGGCACAAACGGAAAATGAAAACACCGATTCATCCCCTAAACTATCTATGTGTGTCTCTGACCACGCTGAAGATATAGAGGTCATTGAGGATTATCCAGTTGGGGAAGGTTTGGGTCTGAGccagaaagaaaaaatggaTGTAAACCATTCTCAATCAGTGGAAAACGTCACACGTTTAACAGATTTCCTTGTTTCTGCTCCGGGCAAGATGCAGGGCGCTTCCATTATAGAATTGGAAGGTTCTCAAGATCATGATAAGGTGTATGACGGGAATGAAAGTGGAGATTCTCAAGGCCCTGATGGCAACGAAAGCTGTCAAGAACATGATAAGGGGCATGATGGCAACAAAAATGGAGGTTCTGAAGACCATGGTAAGATTGATGGAAAAAGTGGAGGTTCTCAAGACCATGATGTAGTGCAGGATGCCGATGAAAATATGGGTTTTCAAGACCATGATAAGGTGCATGATGGCAATGTAAATGAAGCTTCTCAAGACCATGATAAGGTGCAGGATGGCAGCAAAAGTAGAGGCTCTCATGACCATGATAAGGAGCAGGATGGCAAAGAAAATGGAGGTTCTCGAGACCATGATAAGGAGCATGATGGCTACGAAAATGGAGGTTCTCAAGACCATGATCTGGTGCAGGATGTCAATGAAAATGGAGGCTCTCAAGGCCATGATAAGGTGCAGGATGGTGACGAAAATGGAGGCTCTCAAGACCATGATAAG GTGCAGGATGTTGACGAAACTGGAGGCTCTCAAAACCATGATAAGGTGCAGGATGGCAACAAAAATGGTGCTTCTCAAGACCATGATATGGTGCAGGAAGcagctccaattccctcgtgcCAAGAAAATCCTGACATACAAATGGATCAAGACTCCGATATGGTAGACAACAGGACTGTCTCATGTGATGATGTTCAAATGGCTGATAGTCCGCCGCCTGATGATGTTCTGATGCCCGAATCGCTAGAGCAACGTGCTGCAAAAAGGCTGCGGCTTACACCTCCAGTTGAAGGGGATAAATGTGTTACATGA
- the LOC103401987 gene encoding probable ubiquitin-like-specific protease 2B isoform X6, translating to MKTSGLEVFDFSEEDEHSESVQGKYLGRFKNPSLDTNRIFKCDFLQNGTIEESLATKKEYMELDAAPQFKCLSHEQQSDSKLDSHGSRSFVSEPERRGSNATSSSSWESQLHFALAVSLSSNEPTDMILDADESTSDSPSSPASEIEEDDDSLGSYKSYHCSGDLEMDNTNMTVVLYPDYVIYRDSYCTEPRLTFSPSCFKVSGSTSECPGTFSSEWEVDDLIDVECQWFQKVEFVMIKLRVVAKDATEDDSAPNTSGIEELKIAIVEPNWIKQQERIMSLNAKYINSWVLHDMHTETDEEDSLGQRHHFPNFDEPFEDVVYPKGDSDAVSISKRDVDLLQPETFINDTIIDFYIKYLKNQIQPEKRLRYHFFNSFFFRKLADLDKDPSSVSDGRAAFERVRKWTRKVDLFEKDYIFIPINFNLHWSLIVICHLGEVPKHNGGDSGNLLKVPCILHMDSIKGSHTGLKNLIQSYLWEEWKERKKETSEEISSKFHNLRFVPLELPQQENSFDCGLFLLHYLELFLADAPVHFSPFKITKFSNFLNANWFLPSEASLKRTLIQRLIFELLEDRCRGVSSAASSDEDQAKFPECNKHETGVQSFSGRCGPAIACQENMSSSQAGQGIEITLLSSTSLRSSECVKDAGFVIQELFEPGATPNSLFGEYQSFDQKSSFCRLNGAVPLLEEDTKTGEQFAFLPTGETGFQQITGITSQTCDIPYTSRAYGVETSFDLAQTENENTDSSPKLSMCVSDHAEDIEVIEDYPVGEGLGLSQKEKMDVNHSQSVENVTRLTDFLVSAPGKMQGASIIELEGSQDHDKVYDGNESGDSQGPDGNESCQEHDKGHDGNKNGGSEDHGKIDGKSGGSQDHDVVQDADENMGFQDHDKVHDGNVNEASQDHDKVQDGSKSRGSHDHDKEQDGKENGGSRDHDKEHDGYENGGSQDHDLVQDVNENGGSQGHDKVQDGDENGGSQDHDKVQDGDENGGSQDHEKVQDVDETGGSQNHDKVQDGNKNGASQDHDMVQEAAPIPSCQENPDIQMDQDSDMVDNRTVSCDDVQMADSPPPDDVLMPESLEQRAAKRLRLTPPVEGDKCVT from the exons ATGAAGACTAGCGGCCTCGAAGTCTTCGACTTCAGCGAGGAGGACGAGCACTCGGAATCGGTCCAGGGGAAGTATTTGGGGAGGTTCAAAAACCCTAGCCTCGATACCAATCGGATTTTCAAGTGCGATTTTCTCCAGAATG GAACAATTGAAGAGAGCCTGGCTACCAAGAAAGAGTATATGGAATTGGATGCTGCACCACAATTCAAATGTTTGAGTCATGAACAACAATCTGATTCCAAATTAGATAGTCATGGATCCAGAAGTTTTGTTTCTGAGCCAGAGAGAAGAGGTTCAAATGCTACGTCATCATCGTCTTGGGAAAGCCAGTTACACTTTGCCCTTGCAGTGTCTCTGTCCAGT AATGAGCCAACTGATATGATTTTAGATGCTGATGAAAGCACAAGTGACTCTCCATCAAGTCCTGCTTCTGAAATTGAAGAGGATGACG ATTCTTTGGGTTCTTATAAATCATATCAttgctctggtgatttggaaatg GATAATACAAATATGACGGTTGTTCTTTATCCTGATTATGTTATATATCGGGATAGTTATTGTACAGAACCTCGGTTGACCTTTTCTCCCAGTTGCTTCAAAGTCAGTGGTTCAACATCTGAATGCCCTGGAACCTTTAGTTCTGAATGGGAAGTTGACGATCTCATTGATGTAGAGTGTCAGTGGTTTCAAAAA GTTGAATTTGTCATGATAAAACTTCGTGTTGTAGCAAAGGATGCCACTGAAGATGATAGTGCACCCAATACTTCTG gcattgaagagttgaagattgcAATTGTTGAACCCAACTGGATCAAGCAACAGGAAAGGATAATGTCTTTGAATGCGAAATATATCAATTCATGGGTTTTGCATGA CATGCACACGGAAACAGATGAGGAGGATTCACTTGGACAGAGGCATCATTTTCCGAA TTTTGATGAGccttttgaagatgttgtataTCCAAAAGGGGACTCAGATGCTGTTTCCATCAGCAAGAGAGATGTTGATCTCTTACAGCCAGAGACATTTATTAATGATACAATTATTGACTTCTATATCAA GTATCTGAAGAATCAGATTCAACCTGAGAAACGGCTTAGGTACCACTTTTTCAATAGTTTTTTCTTTCGGAAGCTGGCTGACCTGGACAAAGATCCATCCAGTGTTTCTGATGGCAGAGCTGCTTTTGAACGAGTTCGTAAATGGACGAGGAAAGTGGATTTATTTGAAAAGGATTACATCTTCATTCCTATAAACTTCAA TCTACACTGGAGCCTAATAGTCATATGCCATCTTGGTGAAGTGCCTAAACATAATG GTGGAGACTCAGGAAATTTACTTAAAGTACCTTGTATTTTACACATGGATTCTATCAAAGGAAGTCATACGGGTCtgaaaaatctaattcaaag TTATCTGTGGGAAGagtggaaagaaaggaaaaaggagACATCTGAAGAAATCTCATCAAAGTTTCACAACCTGCGGTTTGTCCCACTTGAG CTACCGCAACAGGAAAATTCATTCGATTGTGGCCTGTTTTTACTCCACTATTTGGAGCTCTTTTTGGCAGATGCTCCTGTTCATTTCAGCCCTTTCAAAATAACCAAGTTTTCCAACTTT CTTAATGCAAATTGGTTTCTTCCGTCCGAGGCATCTCTGAAGCGTACTCTTATTCAAAGGTTAATTTTTGAGCTCCTTGAAGATCGTTGTCGGGGAGTCTCTTCAGCGGCTTCCAGTGATGAAGACCAGGCTAAGTTTCCAGAATGTAACAAGCATGAAACTGGTGTGCAATCTTTTTCAGGAAGATGTGGTCCTGCTATAGCTTGTCAAGAAAATATGTCAAGTTCTCAAGCAGGCCAGGGGATTGAAATTACTCTGTTATCCTCAACTTCTCTAAGGAGTTCTGAGTGCGTTAAAGATGCAGGCTTTGTTATCCAGGAACTTTTTGAGCCAGGAGCCACCCCAAATTCACTATTTGGAGAATATCAATCATTTGACCAAAAGTCATCTTTTTGCCGTCTTAATGGAGCTGTACCACTGTTGGAG GAAGACACCAAAACTGGAGAGCAGTTTGCTTTTTTGCCTACAGGAGAGACTGGTTTTCAGCAAATAACTGGAATTACATCTCAAACTTGTGACATTCCGTATACATCAAGAGCTTATGGCGTTGAGACTTCCTTTGACTTGGCACAAACGGAAAATGAAAACACCGATTCATCCCCTAAACTATCTATGTGTGTCTCTGACCACGCTGAAGATATAGAGGTCATTGAGGATTATCCAGTTGGGGAAGGTTTGGGTCTGAGccagaaagaaaaaatggaTGTAAACCATTCTCAATCAGTGGAAAACGTCACACGTTTAACAGATTTCCTTGTTTCTGCTCCGGGCAAGATGCAGGGCGCTTCCATTATAGAATTGGAAGGTTCTCAAGATCATGATAAGGTGTATGACGGGAATGAAAGTGGAGATTCTCAAGGCCCTGATGGCAACGAAAGCTGTCAAGAACATGATAAGGGGCATGATGGCAACAAAAATGGAGGTTCTGAAGACCATGGTAAGATTGATGGAAAAAGTGGAGGTTCTCAAGACCATGATGTAGTGCAGGATGCCGATGAAAATATGGGTTTTCAAGACCATGATAAGGTGCATGATGGCAATGTAAATGAAGCTTCTCAAGACCATGATAAGGTGCAGGATGGCAGCAAAAGTAGAGGCTCTCATGACCATGATAAGGAGCAGGATGGCAAAGAAAATGGAGGTTCTCGAGACCATGATAAGGAGCATGATGGCTACGAAAATGGAGGTTCTCAAGACCATGATCTGGTGCAGGATGTCAATGAAAATGGAGGCTCTCAAGGCCATGATAAGGTGCAGGATGGTGACGAAAATGGAGGCTCTCAAGACCATGATAAGGTGCAGGATGGTGACGAAAATGGAGGCTCTCAAGACCATGAAAAGGTGCAGGATGTTGACGAAACTGGAGGCTCTCAAAACCATGATAAGGTGCAGGATGGCAACAAAAATGGTGCTTCTCAAGACCATGATATGGTGCAGGAAGcagctccaattccctcgtgcCAAGAAAATCCTGACATACAAATGGATCAAGACTCCGATATGGTAGACAACAGGACTGTCTCATGTGATGATGTTCAAATGGCTGATAGTCCGCCGCCTGATGATGTTCTGATGCCCGAATCGCTAGAGCAACGTGCTGCAAAAAGGCTGCGGCTTACACCTCCAGTTGAAGGGGATAAATGTGTTACATGA
- the LOC103401987 gene encoding probable ubiquitin-like-specific protease 2B isoform X7 has translation MKTSGLEVFDFSEEDEHSESVQGKYLGRFKNPSLDTNRIFKCDFLQNGTIEESLATKKEYMELDAAPQFKCLSHEQQSDSKLDSHGSRSFVSEPERRGSNATSSSSWESQLHFALAVSLSSNEPTDMILDADESTSDSPSSPASEIEEDDDSLGSYKSYHCSGDLEMDNTNMTVVLYPDYVIYRDSYCTEPRLTFSPSCFKVSGSTSECPGTFSSEWEVDDLIDVECQWFQKVEFVMIKLRVVAKDATEDDSAPNTSGIEELKIAIVEPNWIKQQERIMSLNAKYINSWVLHDMHTETDEEDSLGQRHHFPNFDEPFEDVVYPKGDSDAVSISKRDVDLLQPETFINDTIIDFYIKYLKNQIQPEKRLRYHFFNSFFFRKLADLDKDPSSVSDGRAAFERVRKWTRKVDLFEKDYIFIPINFNLHWSLIVICHLGEVPKHNGGDSGNLLKVPCILHMDSIKGSHTGLKNLIQSYLWEEWKERKKETSEEISSKFHNLRFVPLELPQQENSFDCGLFLLHYLELFLADAPVHFSPFKITKFSNFLNANWFLPSEASLKRTLIQRLIFELLEDRCRGVSSAASSDEDQAKFPECNKHETGVQSFSGRCGPAIACQENMSSSQAGQGIEITLLSSTSLRSSECVKDAGFVIQELFEPGATPNSLFGEYQSFDQKSSFCRLNGAVPLLEEDTKTGEQFAFLPTGETGFQQITGITSQTCDIPYTSRAYGVETSFDLAQTENENTDSSPKLSMCVSDHAEDIEVIEDYPVGEGLGLSQKEKMDVNHSQSVENVTRLTDFLVSAPGKMQGASIIELEGSQDHDKVYDGNESGDSQGPDGNESCQEHDKGHDGNKNGGSEDHGKIDGKSGGSQDHDVVQDADENMGFQDHDKVHDGNVNEASQDHDKVQDGSKSRGSHDHDKEQDGKENGGSRDHDKEHDGYENGGSQDHDLVQDVNENGGSQGHDKVQDGDENGGSQDHDKVQDVDETGGSQNHDKVQDGNKNGASQDHDMVQEAAPIPSCQENPDIQMDQDSDMVDNRTVSCDDVQMADSPPPDDVLMPESLEQRAAKRLRLTPPVEGDKCVT, from the exons ATGAAGACTAGCGGCCTCGAAGTCTTCGACTTCAGCGAGGAGGACGAGCACTCGGAATCGGTCCAGGGGAAGTATTTGGGGAGGTTCAAAAACCCTAGCCTCGATACCAATCGGATTTTCAAGTGCGATTTTCTCCAGAATG GAACAATTGAAGAGAGCCTGGCTACCAAGAAAGAGTATATGGAATTGGATGCTGCACCACAATTCAAATGTTTGAGTCATGAACAACAATCTGATTCCAAATTAGATAGTCATGGATCCAGAAGTTTTGTTTCTGAGCCAGAGAGAAGAGGTTCAAATGCTACGTCATCATCGTCTTGGGAAAGCCAGTTACACTTTGCCCTTGCAGTGTCTCTGTCCAGT AATGAGCCAACTGATATGATTTTAGATGCTGATGAAAGCACAAGTGACTCTCCATCAAGTCCTGCTTCTGAAATTGAAGAGGATGACG ATTCTTTGGGTTCTTATAAATCATATCAttgctctggtgatttggaaatg GATAATACAAATATGACGGTTGTTCTTTATCCTGATTATGTTATATATCGGGATAGTTATTGTACAGAACCTCGGTTGACCTTTTCTCCCAGTTGCTTCAAAGTCAGTGGTTCAACATCTGAATGCCCTGGAACCTTTAGTTCTGAATGGGAAGTTGACGATCTCATTGATGTAGAGTGTCAGTGGTTTCAAAAA GTTGAATTTGTCATGATAAAACTTCGTGTTGTAGCAAAGGATGCCACTGAAGATGATAGTGCACCCAATACTTCTG gcattgaagagttgaagattgcAATTGTTGAACCCAACTGGATCAAGCAACAGGAAAGGATAATGTCTTTGAATGCGAAATATATCAATTCATGGGTTTTGCATGA CATGCACACGGAAACAGATGAGGAGGATTCACTTGGACAGAGGCATCATTTTCCGAA TTTTGATGAGccttttgaagatgttgtataTCCAAAAGGGGACTCAGATGCTGTTTCCATCAGCAAGAGAGATGTTGATCTCTTACAGCCAGAGACATTTATTAATGATACAATTATTGACTTCTATATCAA GTATCTGAAGAATCAGATTCAACCTGAGAAACGGCTTAGGTACCACTTTTTCAATAGTTTTTTCTTTCGGAAGCTGGCTGACCTGGACAAAGATCCATCCAGTGTTTCTGATGGCAGAGCTGCTTTTGAACGAGTTCGTAAATGGACGAGGAAAGTGGATTTATTTGAAAAGGATTACATCTTCATTCCTATAAACTTCAA TCTACACTGGAGCCTAATAGTCATATGCCATCTTGGTGAAGTGCCTAAACATAATG GTGGAGACTCAGGAAATTTACTTAAAGTACCTTGTATTTTACACATGGATTCTATCAAAGGAAGTCATACGGGTCtgaaaaatctaattcaaag TTATCTGTGGGAAGagtggaaagaaaggaaaaaggagACATCTGAAGAAATCTCATCAAAGTTTCACAACCTGCGGTTTGTCCCACTTGAG CTACCGCAACAGGAAAATTCATTCGATTGTGGCCTGTTTTTACTCCACTATTTGGAGCTCTTTTTGGCAGATGCTCCTGTTCATTTCAGCCCTTTCAAAATAACCAAGTTTTCCAACTTT CTTAATGCAAATTGGTTTCTTCCGTCCGAGGCATCTCTGAAGCGTACTCTTATTCAAAGGTTAATTTTTGAGCTCCTTGAAGATCGTTGTCGGGGAGTCTCTTCAGCGGCTTCCAGTGATGAAGACCAGGCTAAGTTTCCAGAATGTAACAAGCATGAAACTGGTGTGCAATCTTTTTCAGGAAGATGTGGTCCTGCTATAGCTTGTCAAGAAAATATGTCAAGTTCTCAAGCAGGCCAGGGGATTGAAATTACTCTGTTATCCTCAACTTCTCTAAGGAGTTCTGAGTGCGTTAAAGATGCAGGCTTTGTTATCCAGGAACTTTTTGAGCCAGGAGCCACCCCAAATTCACTATTTGGAGAATATCAATCATTTGACCAAAAGTCATCTTTTTGCCGTCTTAATGGAGCTGTACCACTGTTGGAG GAAGACACCAAAACTGGAGAGCAGTTTGCTTTTTTGCCTACAGGAGAGACTGGTTTTCAGCAAATAACTGGAATTACATCTCAAACTTGTGACATTCCGTATACATCAAGAGCTTATGGCGTTGAGACTTCCTTTGACTTGGCACAAACGGAAAATGAAAACACCGATTCATCCCCTAAACTATCTATGTGTGTCTCTGACCACGCTGAAGATATAGAGGTCATTGAGGATTATCCAGTTGGGGAAGGTTTGGGTCTGAGccagaaagaaaaaatggaTGTAAACCATTCTCAATCAGTGGAAAACGTCACACGTTTAACAGATTTCCTTGTTTCTGCTCCGGGCAAGATGCAGGGCGCTTCCATTATAGAATTGGAAGGTTCTCAAGATCATGATAAGGTGTATGACGGGAATGAAAGTGGAGATTCTCAAGGCCCTGATGGCAACGAAAGCTGTCAAGAACATGATAAGGGGCATGATGGCAACAAAAATGGAGGTTCTGAAGACCATGGTAAGATTGATGGAAAAAGTGGAGGTTCTCAAGACCATGATGTAGTGCAGGATGCCGATGAAAATATGGGTTTTCAAGACCATGATAAGGTGCATGATGGCAATGTAAATGAAGCTTCTCAAGACCATGATAAGGTGCAGGATGGCAGCAAAAGTAGAGGCTCTCATGACCATGATAAGGAGCAGGATGGCAAAGAAAATGGAGGTTCTCGAGACCATGATAAGGAGCATGATGGCTACGAAAATGGAGGTTCTCAAGACCATGATCTGGTGCAGGATGTCAATGAAAATGGAGGCTCTCAAGGCCATGATAAGGTGCAGGATGGTGACGAAAATGGAGGCTCTCAAGACCATGATAAG GTGCAGGATGTTGACGAAACTGGAGGCTCTCAAAACCATGATAAGGTGCAGGATGGCAACAAAAATGGTGCTTCTCAAGACCATGATATGGTGCAGGAAGcagctccaattccctcgtgcCAAGAAAATCCTGACATACAAATGGATCAAGACTCCGATATGGTAGACAACAGGACTGTCTCATGTGATGATGTTCAAATGGCTGATAGTCCGCCGCCTGATGATGTTCTGATGCCCGAATCGCTAGAGCAACGTGCTGCAAAAAGGCTGCGGCTTACACCTCCAGTTGAAGGGGATAAATGTGTTACATGA